The sequence GCCCGGCAGCTCCAGCGCTCGTCGAACCAGCCGCCGCCGCGCAGCACCCGGTAACTGCCGTACACCTCGGCGTCGTAGACGTCCCAGCACCACTCCCACACATTGCCCAGCGTGTCGTACAGCCCCCACGCGTTGGGCCTCCGTCCGCCGACCTCGTGCGGCCGCTCCCCGGAGTTGCCCCGGTGCCAGGCGATCTCGTCCAGTTCCCCGTACCGCGCCGTGTCCGTGCCGGCGCGGCAGGCGTGCTCCCACTCCGCCTCGGACGGCAGCCGGAATCCGTCGGCGTGCCCGTCCCACTCGGTGTCCTCGGCCGCCGTGCCCAGGCGGTAGGCGGGTGCCAGGCCCTCCTGCCGGGACAGGGCGTTGCAGAACCGGACCGCGTCAAGCCAGGACACGCCCTCGACGGGGAGCCGTTCGCCCCGCGCGCTGCTGGGCCGCTCGCCGGTGACCTTCGCGTACAGCTCCTGGGTGACGGGGTGCGCGGCGAGCCGGTAAGGAGAGAGGTCCACGTCCCAACTGCGCTGTGTGCGGCGGTCGGAGAGGGTGACCCGGCCCGCGGGGACGGTGACCATCGGGATCGTGCCGGCAGTGTCCATGGGACGGTGATCGTATCAACGCCCCGGGCCGTGGGCGGGGGCGCGTCAGCCGTGCTCCTTCCCCAGCGCCTCGATGAGGAGGAGCGCGATGTCGTCGCTGCCCGGCGTGGCGTGCTGCGCGTACCGGACGAGGCTGTCGGCCAGGGCGTCCATGGAGCGGCCGGTGCCCCGGGCGAACTGGCCGGCGAGGGCCGCCGTCGACGCGTCGAGATCGGTGCCGGGCACCTCCACCAGGCCGTCGGTGTACAGGGCGAGGGCGGCGCCGGGCGGCAGCGGGATCTCGGTCGTCGGGTAACGCGCCGCCCGGTCGATGCCGAGCAGCAGCCCGGGAGGCAGCCGCAGTACCTCGGTCTGCCCTCCGGGACGGCGCAGCAGCGGCGGCGGATGCCCGGCCGTGGCCAGCAGGGCCCGGTGGCCGGCCAGGTCCAGGTGGACGTAGAGGCAGCTGGTGAAGAGGCCGGGGTCGAGATCGGTGAGCAGACGGTTGGTCCGCTCCAGGACCTCGGCGGGCGGCGCGCCCGCCGAGGCGTGCACCGCCGTGCGGACCTGGCCCATCAGGACGGCGGCCTTCACGTTGTGGCCCTGCACGTCGCCGATGGCCGCGGCGGCGGTGGTGGCGTCCAGCCGGATCACGTCGTAGAAGTCGCCGCCGATCCCCATGCCCCGGGTGGCCGGCAGATAGCGGGCGGCCACGTCCAGGCCGTCGATCGCGGGGAGGGTGTGCGGGAGCAGGTGGGCCTGGAGGCTGTGCGCCAGCTGTTCCTTGGTGTCGAACAGGCGCGCCCGGTCCAGGGCCTGGGCGATCAGCCCGGCGATCGAGGTGAGCAGGGCTCGCTCCTCCGGCTCGAAGGGGCGCGTACGTTCGTAACCGAGCACCAGCGTGCCCACCGGGCGTCCCGAGGCGAGCAGCGGGAGGAACGCCCATGCGGCCAGGTCCTGCTGGAGCGTGGCGGGCTCGAAGGTGCGCTTGAACGCGTCGAAAGTGCGGTAGAAGGCGGGCACCCCCGTGGTCAGGACGTGTGCGACAGGGGCGTGCGAACTCAGGGGCGCGCCCTCGAAGCACTCCATCAGTTCGGCGGTGAAACCACGGTGTCCGTCGATCCGCAGCCGCCCCTCCGCCGCCGTCATCACGGCGAATGCCTGGATACGGAAGGCCGGCACGAACTGCTCGGAGATCAGCTCGACCACGTCGCGGATGCCGACGGCCTCGGTGAGCGTCGCCGCCAGGTGCATCAACTGGTAGAGCGCCACCGCCCGGCCAGGGGTGCTCGGCGGTGCGGCGGCGGCCGTGGGAGGCGTGGGGGAGTGCGGCGCGGCGACGGGAGTGATGTAGACGCTGATGCCGGACGCGTCGGGGTAGAGGCAGAAGGACAGCCACTGGTCCGGCGGTCGCAGCGCGGTGAAGGACATCGGCTCGCGGCTGATCATCGCTCCCCGGTACTGGTCCTCGAAGTGCGGATCGGCGAGCCAGCGCAGCGACTCCCAGGGCAGCGTTCCCACCAGCTCGTCCGCCGGTTTGCCGACCAGGGCGGCGCCCGCGTCCGTGAGGTAGGTGATCCGTCCGTGCGTGTCCAGGGTGCAGCAGCCGCCCGGCAGCCGGGCGACGAAGTCGGCCGCGGCGACCGCCTCGGCGCGTGCGGACGGGGCGGTGGTGACCGGCGGCAGCACCCGGGGCCCGGCCCCCGCGCCGACCGGCCGCCCCTTCTCCCGCGCCTCGTGCAGCACCCGCGCTGCCTCGCCGCAGCAGTCGTGGACCGCTGCCCGCTCCCGCGGTGCCAGCTGCGGCGGGTGCGAGCCGGGCCACAGCAGCACGAGACCGCCGAGAGCCTCGGTCCCCGCCAGGACGGGCGCGGCCGCCAGCGCGAAACGGTAGGGAAGGACGAGCGCGGGACGCGGATAGCTCCGGGCCAGCTCCTCCTGGCTGCCCAGCCACACCAGATGCCGGTCCTTCACCGCGTCGGCCACCGGCATGGGAGCGGACAGCGGCACCCGGAGCCAGGGGTCGGCCATCTCCTGCGGCACCCCGGCGAGCACGGCGAGCCGCAGGGTGGGGCTCCCGGGCGGCAGCACGTACAGCATGGCCACCGCGGCCCCCGTCTCCCGCACGGCACGCGCCACCGCCGCGTCCAGGAGATCGTCCACGGAGTCCGTCACAGGACCGACATTGCCCATAAGCGGACAATACGCCCGGCGCTTCCGGTCGACACCGTGATGCCCGCCGTCATGGCGCGCTTCCCGGGGTGCGGGCTCGCCCCGGGCCGGGTCAGCCGGCTGCGGCCTCGCGGCCGATCTGCTCGAACCGCGCTCCCATCTCCGCGGCCAGGGCCTGTGCCGCGGACAGCGGCCGGACCATCACCATGAGGCTGTCGATCTCGCCCGCCTCGTTCAGATGGAGGAAGTCGCAGCCGTTGATCTCGCGGTCGCCCACCTTCGCCGTGAAGACGAGAGCGTGCTCGCGTCCGTCCGCGCTCGCCATCTCCTGCACGTAGCGGAAGTCCGTGAACACCTCGGACACGGCACGCAGGATCGCGGCGGTGAGCGGCTTTCCGGCGTAGGGCTTGAATGCCACCGGGCTGGTGAAGACGACGTCCTCGGCGAGCGTGGCCTCGGCGGCCGCGATGTCGTGTGCCTCGACGGCCTTACGGAAAGCAAGCATCCCGGACTCCCATAGTCAATTTGTTGAATAGGTGTGAACGAGATTAATCACATCGGTGTTAGCGTGTCCAGATGTCACTCAAGTACGCCGTCCTGGCGGCCCTGCTCGAAGACGAGGCGTCCGGATACGACCTGGCCAAGGTCTTCGACGTCTCGGTGGCGAACTTCTGGTCCGCCACACCGCAGCAGCTCTACCGGGAACTGGACCGGCTGGCGGCGGACGGGCTGATCGAGTCACGCGTGGTGGAGCAGCAGCGCCGCCCGAACAAGAAGGTGTTCACGCTGACCGGGGCCGGCCACGACGCGCTCGCCGCGTTCACCGCGAAAGCGCCCCGCCCCACGGCGATCCGGGACGAGCTCCTGGTGATGACCCAAGCCGTGGACATCGGCGACCGGGACGCGGTCCGCGCGTCGGTCGAGGAGCGCATGGAATGGGCACGCGCCAAGCTCGACCGGTACGAACGGCTGCGCGAACGCCTGCTGGCCGGCCGCGACGAGGCTGCCTTCATCGCGGAGACCGAACGCATCGGCCCCTATCTGACCCTGATGCGCGGCCGGTCCTTCGAGGAGGAGAACCTGCGGTGGGGGCAGCGGGTCCTGGAGATCCTGGACAGCCGCGCCGCGGCCGGGGGGAAGCCCGGGTCGGGCGGCGTTGCCCGCCCCCTCGGCCCGCCGTCGCCCGTGCGCGCGCCCCGAACGGACGCCCAGAAGGCGCGCACCCGCGGCGCGCGGGCTGCAATGGACGGGTGACCGCGCCCCCCGACGACTGCCTCGCGCGCAACGAGTGGGTCTGCGGCGCCTACCTGAGTTCCCGCCGGCACATCCTCTGGGACGCCGTCCTGCAACACGTGCAGCTGACCGCGGTGGCCGTGCTCATCGGCCTCGTCCTCGCGCTCCCGCTCGCCCTCGCCGCCCGCCGCTGGCACTGGGCGGCCGGCCCCGTGCTCGGGGTGACGACGATTCTCTACACCATTCCGTCGCTCGCCATGTTCTCCCTGCTGCTGCCGGTGTACGGACTGTCCGCCTCGCTCGTCGTCGCCGGCCTCGTCCTCTACTCGCTGACCCTGCTCGTACGCAACGTCCTCGCCGGGCTGCGCGCGGTCCCCGAGGAGACCCGGCAGGCCGCGCGCGGCATGGGATACGGACCCGTACGACTGCTCCTGGCCGTGGAGCTCCCGCTCGCCCTGCCCGCAGCCATGGCCGGCCTGCGCATCGCCACCGTCTCCGCGGTCTCCCTGGTCACCATCGGCGCGATCGTCGGCTACGGAGGACTCGGCAACCTCATCTACTCCGGGATGAACACGTACTTCAAGGCCCAGGTGCTCACCGCGTCCGTCCTGTGCGTCGTCATCGCCGTCGCCGCCGACCTGCTCCTCCTGCTGCTGCAACGCCTGCTGACCCCGTGGACCAGGAGCCGGTCGTGAACACCCTCCTGGACGCCTGGTCCTGGCTGACGACCTCCGCGCACTGGCACGGCCAGGACGGCATCGGGGCCCGGCTCGTCCAGCACCTCTACCTCACCGCCGTCTGCCTGCTCGTCAGCTGCCTCATCGCCCTGCCCGTCGCGCTGCTCCTCGGCCACCTCGGCAAGGGCGGCGCACTCGCCGTCAACCTCTCCAACATCGGGCGGGCCGTCCCCACCTTCGCCGTCCTGGTGCTGCTCCTGCTCACCCCGGTCGGCCGCTGGGGCGAGGGCCCGACCATCGTGGCGCTCGTCCTGTTCGCCGTGCCCCCACTGCTCACCAACGCCTACGTCGGCATGCGCGAGGTCGACCAGGACGTCGTCCGCGCCGCCCGGGGCATGGGCATGACGGGCCGGCAACTGCTGCTCCAGGTGGAGATGCCGCTCGCCCTGCCGCTCATCCTCACCGGCGTGCGCATCGCGGCCGTCCAGCTCGTCGCCACGGCCACCATCGCGGCCCTGGCGGGCGGCGGCGGGCTCGGCCGCATCATCACCGCCGGGTTCAACCTCGCCTCCACCGCCCAGGTGGTCGCCGGAGCGGTCCTGGTCGCCGTGTTCGCGCTGGTCGTCGAGGGGATCTTCGAGGCGGCGCAGCGGCTCGCGCCCAGCAGGCTCGGGCTGCGCGCGGGGGAGACCGGGTGAGGTCCCGGCGCCCGCTCACCGCGCTCGTGCTGCTGGCGGCCACCGCCTGCTCCACCGGCCCCGCCCTGGAGAACCAGGGCGAGGTCACCGCACCGCCCGGCGACAGCAAGCACCTGACCATCGGCTCCGCCGGCTTCACCGAGAGCGACCTGCTCGCCCAGATGTACGCCCTGCTGCTCCGGCGCGCCGGATACTCCACGAAGATCATCTCCGTCACCAACCGGGAGATCTGCGAACCCGCCCTGGAGAACGGCCAGATCGACATCGTCCCCGAGTACGCGGCCACGTTCGCCGACTGGCTGAACGCCAAGAAGAACGGATCCGACGCCGACCCCGTCGGATCGCCGGACCTCGCCGCCACCATGAAGGCCCTGCGCGCCCTCGCCGCACCCCGTGGCCTGACCGTCCTGGACCCCGGCAGGGCGGTCGACCAGAACGCCTTCGCCGTCACCGCCGCCTACGCGGGGAAACACCACCTGAAGACGCTCGGCGACCTGGGCCGGTCCGGTCTGCCGGTACGCCTCGCGGCCGGCGACGAATGCGTCGAGCGCCCCTACTGCGCGCCGGGGCTGAGGAAGACGTACGGGATCGACATCACCGCGGTCGACCCCAAGGGCGTCGGCACCACCCAGGCCAAGCAGGCCGTACAGAGCGGCCGGGACCAGATGGTCCTGACCACCACCACCGACGCCACCCTGGACGACTTCGGACTCGTCCTGCTCGCCGACGACAAGCACCTCCAGAACGCCGACTACCTCGTCCCCGTCGTGAACCGCTCCCGTGCCGGCGGCGCGGGCGTGCGCAAGGCGCTGGGCAGGCTCAACACCGTACTGACCACCGCGGACCTGGCCCGGCTGAACGAACAGGTGGACAGCTGGCGGCGGCTCCCCGAGGACGTGGCCCGCACCTACCTGAGATCCGAGCACCTCATCCCCGGCAAGGACGGGTGAGGGATCCCCGCCGCGGCCGACGCGCGACTTCCGGCGGTACACCACGAGCGCCCGACCCCGGACGGGGCGTGGCTCAGGCGTCCGCCACCGA comes from Streptomyces sp. Mut1 and encodes:
- a CDS encoding ABC transporter permease, with translation MTAPPDDCLARNEWVCGAYLSSRRHILWDAVLQHVQLTAVAVLIGLVLALPLALAARRWHWAAGPVLGVTTILYTIPSLAMFSLLLPVYGLSASLVVAGLVLYSLTLLVRNVLAGLRAVPEETRQAARGMGYGPVRLLLAVELPLALPAAMAGLRIATVSAVSLVTIGAIVGYGGLGNLIYSGMNTYFKAQVLTASVLCVVIAVAADLLLLLLQRLLTPWTRSRS
- a CDS encoding formylglycine-generating enzyme family protein; this translates as MDTAGTIPMVTVPAGRVTLSDRRTQRSWDVDLSPYRLAAHPVTQELYAKVTGERPSSARGERLPVEGVSWLDAVRFCNALSRQEGLAPAYRLGTAAEDTEWDGHADGFRLPSEAEWEHACRAGTDTARYGELDEIAWHRGNSGERPHEVGGRRPNAWGLYDTLGNVWEWCWDVYDAEVYGSYRVLRGGGWFDERWSCRASVRRRSHPTFRIDDTGFRIARSAPR
- a CDS encoding ABC transporter permease, which codes for MNTLLDAWSWLTTSAHWHGQDGIGARLVQHLYLTAVCLLVSCLIALPVALLLGHLGKGGALAVNLSNIGRAVPTFAVLVLLLLTPVGRWGEGPTIVALVLFAVPPLLTNAYVGMREVDQDVVRAARGMGMTGRQLLLQVEMPLALPLILTGVRIAAVQLVATATIAALAGGGGLGRIITAGFNLASTAQVVAGAVLVAVFALVVEGIFEAAQRLAPSRLGLRAGETG
- a CDS encoding PadR family transcriptional regulator; protein product: MSLKYAVLAALLEDEASGYDLAKVFDVSVANFWSATPQQLYRELDRLAADGLIESRVVEQQRRPNKKVFTLTGAGHDALAAFTAKAPRPTAIRDELLVMTQAVDIGDRDAVRASVEERMEWARAKLDRYERLRERLLAGRDEAAFIAETERIGPYLTLMRGRSFEEENLRWGQRVLEILDSRAAAGGKPGSGGVARPLGPPSPVRAPRTDAQKARTRGARAAMDG
- a CDS encoding nuclear transport factor 2 family protein, whose translation is MLAFRKAVEAHDIAAAEATLAEDVVFTSPVAFKPYAGKPLTAAILRAVSEVFTDFRYVQEMASADGREHALVFTAKVGDREINGCDFLHLNEAGEIDSLMVMVRPLSAAQALAAEMGARFEQIGREAAAG
- a CDS encoding ABC transporter substrate-binding protein, whose amino-acid sequence is MRSRRPLTALVLLAATACSTGPALENQGEVTAPPGDSKHLTIGSAGFTESDLLAQMYALLLRRAGYSTKIISVTNREICEPALENGQIDIVPEYAATFADWLNAKKNGSDADPVGSPDLAATMKALRALAAPRGLTVLDPGRAVDQNAFAVTAAYAGKHHLKTLGDLGRSGLPVRLAAGDECVERPYCAPGLRKTYGIDITAVDPKGVGTTQAKQAVQSGRDQMVLTTTTDATLDDFGLVLLADDKHLQNADYLVPVVNRSRAGGAGVRKALGRLNTVLTTADLARLNEQVDSWRRLPEDVARTYLRSEHLIPGKDG
- a CDS encoding SpoIIE family protein phosphatase, which translates into the protein MGNVGPVTDSVDDLLDAAVARAVRETGAAVAMLYVLPPGSPTLRLAVLAGVPQEMADPWLRVPLSAPMPVADAVKDRHLVWLGSQEELARSYPRPALVLPYRFALAAAPVLAGTEALGGLVLLWPGSHPPQLAPRERAAVHDCCGEAARVLHEAREKGRPVGAGAGPRVLPPVTTAPSARAEAVAAADFVARLPGGCCTLDTHGRITYLTDAGAALVGKPADELVGTLPWESLRWLADPHFEDQYRGAMISREPMSFTALRPPDQWLSFCLYPDASGISVYITPVAAPHSPTPPTAAAAPPSTPGRAVALYQLMHLAATLTEAVGIRDVVELISEQFVPAFRIQAFAVMTAAEGRLRIDGHRGFTAELMECFEGAPLSSHAPVAHVLTTGVPAFYRTFDAFKRTFEPATLQQDLAAWAFLPLLASGRPVGTLVLGYERTRPFEPEERALLTSIAGLIAQALDRARLFDTKEQLAHSLQAHLLPHTLPAIDGLDVAARYLPATRGMGIGGDFYDVIRLDATTAAAAIGDVQGHNVKAAVLMGQVRTAVHASAGAPPAEVLERTNRLLTDLDPGLFTSCLYVHLDLAGHRALLATAGHPPPLLRRPGGQTEVLRLPPGLLLGIDRAARYPTTEIPLPPGAALALYTDGLVEVPGTDLDASTAALAGQFARGTGRSMDALADSLVRYAQHATPGSDDIALLLIEALGKEHG